CGGTGAAGAGCGAGATTCTGGAGGATGTCGAGCTGGCTTTTCTGGCCAAGAAGCGGAAGGTTGGACTGAGGTTTCGATATGCGGCGGATGCGCTCTCTACGCGAATGTACCGAACGACGGGCGCGATGCTTGAGGGATGGACGAAGAATCTGGCGCTGCTGTTTGGGAACTCATTGATGTTGGCGGCATGGCGGATTCTGGATGTGGCGCTGCTGGTTGGTCTACCGTTGCTGGCATGGGCTTACTGGGGCGCCGGGGTGCAGCAGCTTCCCTGGTTTACGGCAGGATGGCTGCTGGCGCTGGTATGGCTGCGGAATCTATGGCGTTTTTATGCACGGGTGGCCAAATCTAACTTCCCTGCTCTCGATGTAGCGATTTCTCCGCTGGCGCTGCCGCTGTTTGCCTTCCTGCTGTATCGGAGCTGGTTTCAGAACAAGATATTGCGGCGGGTTAACTGGAAGGGACGAACTTATTCCGCTTGAACGCTCTGTTTCATTCATTGCCTGGACGATAATTGGGAATTGAGCGGGCCGATTTTTCCTGTTCCTGGCGAAGCTTATGTATTTAATTCCTTTGTGCATCTAACTCCCTGAGGTTGTGTTTCTATGATTTTGTTGACGCGGCGGGCGACCTTTTCGGCTTCTCACTACTATTGGAATCCGGAGTGGTCTGAGGAGAAGAACATAGCGGTGTTTGGGCGTTGCGCGAACCGGAATGGGCATGGACATAACTACACGCTGGAAGTAACGGTGACTGGTGAAGTCGATCCGCTGAGCGGGTTTGTTGTGGATCTGAAATGGCTCAAAGATGTGATCGAGCGTGAGGTGCTGGATGT
Above is a window of Acidicapsa ligni DNA encoding:
- a CDS encoding 6-pyruvoyl trahydropterin synthase family protein, with product MILLTRRATFSASHYYWNPEWSEEKNIAVFGRCANRNGHGHNYTLEVTVTGEVDPLSGFVVDLKWLKDVIEREVLDVYDHRHLNKEVPEFAVAIPTTENIAIAVWKRLEAPVKAAGGARLSRVRVYETDDIFAEYLGE